The Mucilaginibacter terrae region CGCCCGGAAAAGGCAAGGTAACCCCTGCAATCGGCAAGAAAACCGCCCCTGCCGATTCATCCCAAGGCAAGCCGCTTAAACCCGACTCGGCAGCCCTGAATGGCAGGCCCATGCGCCCCGATTCAGCGGGAAGCGAATCGGTAGCTGATACAGTAATTAAAGCTAAAACCGCACCTGCCAAACCATTGGTTCCACCAGCCGACAGTACCAAAAGGAAATTGGTAAGAGATACCACAGCAGCAATAAAAAAGCCCAAAGAACAAGAGTAAGCAAAGAAAATATCCCGTAGGGCAATGTTCATTAAGTTAAGAAAGAAGACGCCTGTGAGGACACAGGCATCGGCTAACCCGCCGTGGTCTGTGTCCTCACAGACCACTTTACTGATATCATATCTTGCATAAATAGAAACTATCTATCCTTAACTTAATGACATTGCCTCGTTAGAGGCTACCCATCAAATTTCAAGGGTAGCCTCTAACGAGGCATAAATTCATTTACAATGGTTGCTATAAATAGGTAGCTCCTACGGAGCATAATTGCCTAAGGTGAAACACTTGCACTCAAACCCTCGCTCCCCGCCCCTAAGATCTCCGCTCCTCATCTTGGCTCTTGATTCCTGACTCTCTCCCCTCAAACTCTCACCCAATCCTGCTTCTCAAAATCATACTGCTTGATTATTTTGGCCGGGTTACCCGCCACAACCGAAAACGGCGGAACATTTTTAGTCACCACCGCATTGGCTGCAACCACACTATGCTTACCAATGGTAACGCCCGAGGTAATTACCGAATTGGCGGCTATCCAGCAATCATCCTCAATAACAATAGGATTGGTTAATATTTTCTGGGCCTGAATAGACATGGTAACATCGCGGTACTCATGGTTTAGTGCGCTTACCACAATGTTTTGCGCCATAATTACATTGTTGCCAATATTAACCGGGCCAATAATTACATTGCTCATACCCACCAAACTATTATCACCAATAATTACATCGCCCACGCCATTATTAATGGTGCAAAAATCTTCAATGGTTGAGCCTTTGCCCATTTCAAACTTGTTGAACGGCAACACATCAATCCGCGTACGACGACGAATTTTAGAGCCACTACCTTTTTTATGTAAAAACGGATTCAAAAACCACTTTACCCAAAGCCGTGGTGCTGCTTCACCTTTGGGTATGAGCATACGGTGCACCAGCTTTTTAAGCCCGGGGTTATCCTTTATTTTATCTTTAAGCGACATACGCTAAATGTTTAATCTTTTCTTTAATCCCCCTCTTGAGAGGGGCGGGGGGCCTATGCATTGGCAGGGGTGTGTTCTCGCCGCTATGTAAACTCAACAACCGGACTAAAGGACACACCCCTAACCCCTCTCAAGAGGGGAAATCAAGTCGGCATCAAAAGCCCTTCCGCCTCAGGCGGAGAGGGTTTGGGCTGGGGGGTTACTTTCGCTTACTTTTCTCCCACGCTGCGCTTTGCGTACCCGCCATATACCTGAATATACCCCTGATCACCGCATAATTCATCATACAAAAGTAATAGGGGATGAACAAGGCTTTAACTTTAATCTCGCGCCGCTCCA contains the following coding sequences:
- a CDS encoding acyltransferase, which encodes MSLKDKIKDNPGLKKLVHRMLIPKGEAAPRLWVKWFLNPFLHKKGSGSKIRRRTRIDVLPFNKFEMGKGSTIEDFCTINNGVGDVIIGDNSLVGMSNVIIGPVNIGNNVIMAQNIVVSALNHEYRDVTMSIQAQKILTNPIVIEDDCWIAANSVITSGVTIGKHSVVAANAVVTKNVPPFSVVAGNPAKIIKQYDFEKQDWVRV